The segment CCAACTACGCCTGGTCCGGCCAGCTGGCACCGCTGGACAGCTATTTCAGCAAGGGCACCCTCTCAGACATCCTGCCTGCCATCAAAGACCAAGGCACCTACAGCCCAGACGGCAAACTCTATGCCATGAGTCCCTACGATTCCTCTGTGCTGCTCTGGGGGAACAAAAAATATTTGCAAGAAGCAGGCGTGCGCATTCCCAAAAACCTCAAGGACGCCTGGACCCTGAAAGAGTTTGAAGACGCCCTGCAGAAACTCTCCAAAGTCAAAGGGGTCACCTGGCCCCTCGACCTCAAACTCAACTACACCGGCGAATGGCTCAGTTACGGATTCTCTCCTTTCTTGCAGGCCTGTGGAGCCGACCTGATCAACCGCAAAACCTGGAAGGCCACCGGAACCATCAACAGTGACGCTGCCGTGGACATCCTGGAGCACCTGCAAAGCTGGGCCAAAAACAAGTGGGTGGTTCCCGCCAGTGCCGGAGACAACCGCTTCTACGGAGACAAGACCGCCGCTCTGGTGTGGGTCGGCAACTGGATGTGGCGTGCCCACAAAGAAGGCCTGAAAGATGACCTCGTGCTGATCCCTGCCCCCAAATTCTGTGGCAACAAGCAGGTTTCACCCAACGGAGGCTGGAGTTACGCCATCCCCAAAGTCAGTCCCAACAAGGCCGAGGCAGGAGCCTTCATTGACTTCGCCATGTCCAGCAAACAGGTGGCCCTGTACTCCGACACCACCGGATACGTGCCTGCCCGCAAATCTGCCATCCGTCTGAGCAAACTGTACGGCAAAGGCGGAGAGGGAGCCATCATGGCCGAACAGTCTGCAAAGATTGCAGTGGTCCGTCCCGTGCACCCCGCATATCCAGTGATCTCCAAATCCTTCGGGGACGCCGTGCTGAACATCCTCAACGGAGCCAACATCAAATCTGAACTCGACAAGGCCGCCAAAGCCATCGATCAGGACATTGCAGCCAACAAAGGCTACCCCCCCTTCAACAAGTAAATCCACACCCCGGCCAGGGGTGAACCCCTTTCCCACCCCTGGCCAGATCTTGATGCCTCAAACCCCATGAAATGGTGAAAGGGTGCCCTCTGGGGCCACACAAGACACCACCCCACATGCCCACCTCAAGGGCAAAACAGCGCAAAACCCATTGCACGGTGCAGGTGTGTTTCGCGCAGACAAAAACAAGGGGACCCAAGACATGCAAAACCAACCCAAACTTGCTTCCCAGACCGGAACGAAAACCCGGCGAAGCTCCCACACAACACAAGAATGGCTGGACGAACTGCTGCTGATTGCCCCTGCAAGCATCCTGCTTTTCACCTTTCTGATCCTGCCCTTTTTCATGGCCGGTTACTTGTCTTTCACGGATGAACGGCTGGTGCCCCGCCCCATCCCCACCGAATTTGTTGGCCTGCAAAATTACATCGCTGTGATGAAAGACCCCGAGTTCTGGCAGGCGTTCCGCAACACCGCCTGGTTTGCCCTGCTGGTGGTGCCTTTCCAGTGCGCCATCTCGCTGGCCTGTGCGCTTTTGCTGAACAGCGAGTTGCCCTTCCGTTCCCTTTTTCGCAGCGTGAGCCTGCTTCCTCTGGTCACCCCCATGACCGTGATCGCCGTGATCTGGGCCGCCCTGTACCGCATCCCCGATGGGTTCATGAACAACATCCTGCACCTCTTTGGCATGGAGGGCTACATCGACTGGCTGGGAGATTCGAAGTTCGCCATGCCCGCCATTGTGCTGCTCTCGGCCTGGGCCACTTTTCCCTTCCAGATGCTGATCTTCCTGGCAGGTCTGCAGGACATCCCCATGGAACGCTATGAGGCGGCAAAAATCGACGGGGCAGGTCCATGGCAGATGTTCCGTTATGTGACCCTGCCCGGCCTTCGCAACACCAACATCTTCATTCTGATCATCACCACCCTGCAGGCCTTCAAACTCTTCACCCAGGTGGACATCCTCACCCATGGCGGACCGCTGGGATCCACCAACACGCTGGTCCGGTACATGGTGCAGGAAGGCTACACCGCGCAACAAGTCGGTTATGCCTCTGCGGTTGCGGTGGTCTTTGTGATTCTGGTGGGGGCTTTCGCCATCCTGCAGCGCGTGCTGCTGAAAAACGAGTAAAGGAGCAGCCATGAACGACAAAGCGATCCTCAAACCCAAAACTGCCAGGGTCCGCCTCCCTTTCAATGTCCATAAGGCTTTGCGCACCTTTGCAGCCGTGGTGGTCTTGCTGTGCGTGCTGATTCCGCTTTCCATGATGGTGACCGTCAGCCTCAACCCCAGTGAGGAGAACATCCTCATCAACATGGGCACCATCCACGCCTTCATTCCACAGGTGGTGTCCCTGCAGAACTACAAGGAAGTGCTCCAGGACCCCTATCAACCTTTCCTCCGCTACCTGTTCAACACGTTGCTGGTGGTGTTTTGCACGGTGGGGACAGGCATCTTCATCAACTCCGCTGCTGCTTTTGCCCTCGCCTGGGGGAACGGGGGATACCGCAAGATCTACCTGATGATCATCATTGCTGTCTTCGTGATCCCTGGAGAGGCCCTGACCATTCCCTTGCTCCTGGTGGTGTCCAAACTGGGCTGGATCGACAGTTATCAGGTGCAAATTGTGCCATTCATTGCCAGCACCTTCTCGATTTTCCTGTTTTACCAGTTCTTCTCCAAACTGCCGCAGGAGATCATCGAGGCGGCCCGCATGGATGGGGCGAGACTCTTCCAGATTTACTTCAGGATTGCCTTCCCGCTCAGCACCCCGGTCATCGCCACTGTGTCCATTCTGGGATTCTTGGATGCTTGGAACAGTTACCTTTGGCCCCTGATGGTCACCCGTGGCACCGAATTCCGTCCTCTGGGCGTGGCGATGGCCGCTTTCTTTGGCACCCAGCAGGCTTACTGGGGCAACATCATGGCCTTCGCGGTCTTGATGACCCTCCCGATCATCATCGTGTTTCTGGTGTTCCAGAAGTACTTTGTGGCCTCGGTGGTGGGCAGTGGCGTCAAAGGATGATCCATTTTCAACTGACCGGTGCAGCCGTCCACTTTCCACCCTCCAGAACGCCTTTCTTGCTGACCTGCCCTCCAGAGGATGCCCATGAACTTTGATCCCTCCACTTTGACCGTGCACCCTTACGCCCCTCACCATCGTCCTGAATTGCATTTTGCGCCCGAGAAGAACTGGATCAATGACCCCAACGGCCTGATTTTCATGAACGGCCAGTACCACCTGTTTTTTCAACACAACCCCTTCGGAACCGACTGGGGACACATGAGCTGGGGTCACGCCGTCTCCAGAGACCTGCTGCACTGGAAAGAACTTCCCGTGGCCCTGCCCGAAGACGATGAAGCCATGATCTTCTCAGGTTGCTGCGTGCTGGATTTTCAGAACACCTCTGGGCTGGGCACCCTGGAGCATCCTCCACTGATTGCCCTCTACACCGCGCACCACGATCAAACCGGCCTGCAAACCCAGAACCTGGCTTACTCTCTGGACGAAGGCCAGAATTGGGCCAAGTACGGGGTGGTGCTCGATGAGGGCATCCGGGATTTCCGCGACCCCAAGGTGTTCTGGCATGAAAGCACACAGCGCTGGATCATGGCTGTGGTCCTCGCCGAGCACCGGCAAGTGGCGCTTTACGCTTCTCTGGACCTGAAAAGCTGGGAGAAACAGAGCACCTTCGGACCTGCAGGCCACACCGGAGGCATCTGGGAAGTCCCGGAGTTGCTGGAACTCCAGGACGATGCTGGACAATCCCACTGGGTTGTGAAAGTGGATTTGAACCCCGGAGGTCCGCAAGGCGGATCAGGCTGCCAGTACTTCGTGGGACAGTTCGACGGCCAGACCTTCACCCCCACCCAGAAAGCCAGGTGGCTGGATTACGGCAAGGACTTTTATGCCGCCATCACCTTCGCCAACCTGGAAGGCCGCACCGTGTGGTTGGCCTGGATGAACAACTGGCAGTACGCCCGCACCCACACCACCGGTCAGTACAGCGGCAACATGTCCCTGCCCAGAGAACTGTACCTCCTCAACACCTCCGAAGGTTTGGTTCTGGCCCAGACGCCCATCCGGGAACTGGATGGCCTGTGGGAACCCATTGAGGTGCCCTCCGAAACCCAGCTGAGGGCCGTGCAGCACAAGGACCTGCTGGCCTTGAAGAAAGCTGTGCTGGACCTCCACGTGCAAATGAACTCCACGGATCAAAGCGTCTATGGTCTTGTCCTGCACTGTGCTGGGCAGTTGGAGTGGGCGCTGGAATTCGACCATCTGAACCACACCCTCACCTTGACCCGCCAGGGCACTGTGGACGAGGAGGGCTTCCAGGGGCAACACACCGCTCCCATGGTGTCCATGGGAGTTCAGGATGTGCGCCTGATCCTGGACCACTCCTCTCTGGAGGTTTTTGTGGATGGGGGGAAACTGGTGTTCACCGAAATGTTCTTCCCTCAGGAGGGCGAAAGCAGGCTGTCCGTGTACGCTCGCTCTGGCAATGTGAGTGTCCACGTTCTGCATGCACGCACCCCTCCACTGGTCTGAGGGGTGCACCTGCTTCGGCAGGTTTTTTCCCATTGAGCCGTCCTTCGGCTTTACGGAAATGGCATCCGTGTGGATTTGCAGATCCGTTAGGTTCAACCCGCAGATGAGGTTTGCTGGCACGACGGATTCATGGAGAAAGCCTGTACAGTGCAGAGGATGCTTGGGCTGTCATGTTCAGTTGTGCTCTAGGGTTTTCAGGGCTTCCAGGATGAGGCCAGCAACGTCCTGAGGGCGACTCAGGGCCACAGCGTGGGAAGCAGCGACTTCCATGATTTTGGCATGGATGCGCTGGGCTGCGGCCCTTTGGGCATCAGGGTTGATGGCGTTGTCTTCAATTGCCACCAAGAACCAGGAGGGGAGTTTTTTCCAGGCGGGTTCAACCTGCAGTTTCTCACCGAAGGCAGAGGCCACCACTGGACGCTGGGTGAGCTTCAGGACATCGGTCATGGTGGTGGGCAGATCTGCACCGAAGACCTCATGGTAACGGTCAGGCTGGATGTAGAACTCCAGCATTTCAGCCTGTCCATTGGGGAACGTCAGGCCTTGCAGTGCAGAGTTGATCAGGGGCTCTTTGAAGCCTGCGAGGCTGTCCTGAATGCTCTGTCCTTGATCGAGACCAAAAGAGGCCACATACACAAGACCTTTGACATTGGGAGCTTTGTTTCCAGCCACAGTGATCACCGGACCCCCGTAAGAGTGTCCTACCAGCAACACTGGACCTGCGATTTGTTTTGCAATGCTGGCGACGTAGTCACCATCGGACTGTAAGCCTCGGAGGGGATTGGCAATGGCCTGGGCCTTGATTCCGGATTTCTGCAACTGCTCGATCACCAGATTCCAACTGGACCCATCTGCAAATGCCCCGTGCACCAGCAGAACTGTGGGGGGGTGCTGGGCAAAGGCAGGAACACTGGAGAGGAGCAGGGCAGTGAGCATGTGGATGGCTTTTTTCATGATGTTTCTCCTTGAAGCAGGACGAGAATGATGGGCACAAGGCCACTGGGCTTTATCTACCTACATGTAGGTAGATTTTCAACACACTATCCCACCACAGCAGAAGACC is part of the Deinococcus misasensis DSM 22328 genome and harbors:
- a CDS encoding ABC transporter substrate-binding protein → MKKLSIALLTATLALSAAHAKQITVWVIDGDSERPYFLQLQDAFNKANEKKGLTAKIVPVPSINDAIQSGFLSGKLPDVFMLDGPNMANYAWSGQLAPLDSYFSKGTLSDILPAIKDQGTYSPDGKLYAMSPYDSSVLLWGNKKYLQEAGVRIPKNLKDAWTLKEFEDALQKLSKVKGVTWPLDLKLNYTGEWLSYGFSPFLQACGADLINRKTWKATGTINSDAAVDILEHLQSWAKNKWVVPASAGDNRFYGDKTAALVWVGNWMWRAHKEGLKDDLVLIPAPKFCGNKQVSPNGGWSYAIPKVSPNKAEAGAFIDFAMSSKQVALYSDTTGYVPARKSAIRLSKLYGKGGEGAIMAEQSAKIAVVRPVHPAYPVISKSFGDAVLNILNGANIKSELDKAAKAIDQDIAANKGYPPFNK
- a CDS encoding alpha/beta fold hydrolase, which translates into the protein MKKAIHMLTALLLSSVPAFAQHPPTVLLVHGAFADGSSWNLVIEQLQKSGIKAQAIANPLRGLQSDGDYVASIAKQIAGPVLLVGHSYGGPVITVAGNKAPNVKGLVYVASFGLDQGQSIQDSLAGFKEPLINSALQGLTFPNGQAEMLEFYIQPDRYHEVFGADLPTTMTDVLKLTQRPVVASAFGEKLQVEPAWKKLPSWFLVAIEDNAINPDAQRAAAQRIHAKIMEVAASHAVALSRPQDVAGLILEALKTLEHN
- a CDS encoding glycoside hydrolase family 32 protein, which encodes MNFDPSTLTVHPYAPHHRPELHFAPEKNWINDPNGLIFMNGQYHLFFQHNPFGTDWGHMSWGHAVSRDLLHWKELPVALPEDDEAMIFSGCCVLDFQNTSGLGTLEHPPLIALYTAHHDQTGLQTQNLAYSLDEGQNWAKYGVVLDEGIRDFRDPKVFWHESTQRWIMAVVLAEHRQVALYASLDLKSWEKQSTFGPAGHTGGIWEVPELLELQDDAGQSHWVVKVDLNPGGPQGGSGCQYFVGQFDGQTFTPTQKARWLDYGKDFYAAITFANLEGRTVWLAWMNNWQYARTHTTGQYSGNMSLPRELYLLNTSEGLVLAQTPIRELDGLWEPIEVPSETQLRAVQHKDLLALKKAVLDLHVQMNSTDQSVYGLVLHCAGQLEWALEFDHLNHTLTLTRQGTVDEEGFQGQHTAPMVSMGVQDVRLILDHSSLEVFVDGGKLVFTEMFFPQEGESRLSVYARSGNVSVHVLHARTPPLV
- a CDS encoding carbohydrate ABC transporter permease, with the protein product MQNQPKLASQTGTKTRRSSHTTQEWLDELLLIAPASILLFTFLILPFFMAGYLSFTDERLVPRPIPTEFVGLQNYIAVMKDPEFWQAFRNTAWFALLVVPFQCAISLACALLLNSELPFRSLFRSVSLLPLVTPMTVIAVIWAALYRIPDGFMNNILHLFGMEGYIDWLGDSKFAMPAIVLLSAWATFPFQMLIFLAGLQDIPMERYEAAKIDGAGPWQMFRYVTLPGLRNTNIFILIITTLQAFKLFTQVDILTHGGPLGSTNTLVRYMVQEGYTAQQVGYASAVAVVFVILVGAFAILQRVLLKNE
- a CDS encoding carbohydrate ABC transporter permease, with translation MNDKAILKPKTARVRLPFNVHKALRTFAAVVVLLCVLIPLSMMVTVSLNPSEENILINMGTIHAFIPQVVSLQNYKEVLQDPYQPFLRYLFNTLLVVFCTVGTGIFINSAAAFALAWGNGGYRKIYLMIIIAVFVIPGEALTIPLLLVVSKLGWIDSYQVQIVPFIASTFSIFLFYQFFSKLPQEIIEAARMDGARLFQIYFRIAFPLSTPVIATVSILGFLDAWNSYLWPLMVTRGTEFRPLGVAMAAFFGTQQAYWGNIMAFAVLMTLPIIIVFLVFQKYFVASVVGSGVKG